One region of Nakamurella flava genomic DNA includes:
- a CDS encoding ParA family protein produces the protein MRGRDPEPTPLSSHGPATVLAMCNQKGGVGKTTSTINLGAALAGYGRRVLVVDLDPQGALSAGLGVASHQLEHTIYDLMLDPKTQLTDVLIPTSVEGLDLIPANIDLSAAEVQLINEVGREHTLARALRPVLHAYDYVLIDCQPSLGLLTVNALACAQGVIIPLAAEFFSLRGVALLVDTISKVQDRINPDLDVSGVLVTMYDGRTMHAREVLSMLVQRFGDAVYDTVISRTVKFPETTVAGEPITSYAPSSGAADSYRMLAREVIAR, from the coding sequence ATGCGGGGTCGCGATCCCGAACCCACCCCGCTGAGCAGTCACGGTCCGGCCACCGTGCTGGCGATGTGCAACCAGAAGGGCGGGGTCGGCAAGACGACCTCGACCATCAACCTGGGTGCTGCGCTGGCCGGCTACGGGCGTCGTGTGCTGGTCGTCGACCTCGACCCCCAGGGGGCGTTGTCGGCCGGTCTCGGGGTGGCGTCGCACCAGCTCGAGCACACCATCTACGACCTGATGCTCGACCCGAAGACGCAGCTCACCGACGTGCTGATCCCGACGTCCGTCGAGGGGCTGGACCTCATCCCGGCCAACATCGACCTGTCGGCCGCCGAGGTGCAGCTGATCAACGAGGTCGGCCGCGAACACACCCTCGCCCGCGCCCTGCGCCCGGTGCTGCACGCCTACGACTACGTTCTCATCGACTGTCAGCCGTCGCTGGGTCTGCTCACGGTCAACGCGCTCGCCTGTGCCCAGGGCGTCATCATCCCGTTGGCCGCCGAGTTCTTCTCGCTGCGGGGCGTGGCCCTGCTGGTCGACACCATCAGCAAGGTGCAGGACCGGATCAACCCGGATCTGGACGTCAGCGGCGTGCTGGTCACGATGTACGACGGGCGCACCATGCACGCCCGTGAGGTGCTGTCGATGCTGGTCCAGCGGTTCGGGGACGCGGTGTACGACACGGTCATCTCGCGGACCGTGAAGTTCCCGGAGACCACCGTGGCCGGGGAGCCCATCACCAGCTACGCCCCCAGCTCGGGGGCGGCCGACTCCTACCGGATGCTCGCGCGTGAAGTGATCGCACGATGA
- a CDS encoding segregation and condensation protein A, whose protein sequence is MTATPEPDEAPAAPVTDANSTASPDGSPPDVTDAATSEAVPPNRTFRVRLDNFDGPFDLLLQLISSRRMDVTEVALSQVTDDFVAHIRGMGDRWDLDQVTEFLVIAATLVEIKAARLLPQTDEDAESGLADDLFASRDLLFARLLAYRAYQQVAVLFAELEAGALRRYPRAVTLEPRYLGLLAPVRIGVTPEQFAALAAAQFAPKPPPPSVNLDHIHASPVSVAEHTASMKELLAARGSATFSELVAGCGITLEVVARFLGLLNLYREAQVAFDQVEPLGPLTVRWTGAASVGSDAPGVPGPSDGPPQTVEEYA, encoded by the coding sequence ATGACCGCGACGCCGGAGCCCGACGAGGCCCCGGCGGCGCCGGTCACCGACGCGAACAGCACCGCATCCCCCGACGGGTCGCCGCCGGACGTCACCGACGCGGCGACCAGCGAGGCGGTCCCCCCGAACCGGACCTTCCGGGTCCGGCTGGACAACTTCGACGGGCCGTTCGACCTGCTGCTGCAGTTGATCAGCTCGCGGCGGATGGACGTCACCGAGGTGGCGCTCAGCCAGGTCACCGACGATTTCGTCGCCCACATCCGGGGGATGGGGGACCGCTGGGATCTGGACCAGGTCACCGAGTTCCTCGTCATCGCGGCCACCCTGGTCGAGATCAAGGCGGCCCGGTTGCTGCCGCAGACCGACGAGGACGCCGAGTCCGGCCTGGCCGACGACCTGTTCGCCTCGCGGGACCTGCTGTTCGCCCGTCTGCTGGCCTACCGGGCCTACCAGCAGGTGGCCGTGCTGTTCGCCGAACTGGAGGCCGGGGCACTCCGCCGGTACCCGCGCGCCGTCACCCTGGAGCCCCGCTACCTGGGACTGCTCGCGCCGGTGCGGATCGGGGTGACCCCCGAACAGTTCGCCGCGCTGGCCGCGGCCCAGTTCGCCCCCAAGCCGCCGCCCCCGTCGGTGAACCTCGACCACATCCACGCCTCCCCGGTGTCGGTGGCCGAACACACGGCGTCCATGAAGGAGCTGCTCGCCGCGCGGGGCTCGGCGACGTTCAGCGAGCTGGTCGCGGGCTGTGGGATCACCCTGGAGGTGGTCGCCCGCTTCCTCGGACTGCTGAATCTGTATCGGGAGGCCCAGGTGGCCTTCGATCAGGTCGAACCCCTCGGCCCGCTCACCGTACGGTGGACCGGAGCCGCGTCGGTCGGGTCGGACGCCCCCGGCGTTCCGGGCCCGTCGGACGGGCCCCCGCAGACCGTGGAGGAGTACGCATGA
- a CDS encoding AI-2E family transporter, whose product MPEPIDSPAARATDAAASAHPEAHPDDGFAAPPAVSPAADPPAPLMTALPRGLVVMLALASLVVVGAGIRAVPDIVGPVFLALVLTITVEPIRGWMVRHGAPRWLATLAVVVGVYAIIIGLVASAVIGIAQFASILPQYADQMTAQIAGLRQFLAGFGISPDRTQDLVGHLDSSKVVSVITALLSAVGSVLSSLFFVVTLLIFLAVDGAVFGERMERVRQGREPALGALSTFAVGTRKYFGVSTVFGAIVAVLDWAALLLLGIPAAGLWGLLAFVTNYIPNIGFIIGIVPPALLALLVGGPGLMIAVVVVYCVLNFVIQSVLQPKFVGDAVGLTTTVSFLSLIVWSYLLGPIGAVLAIPASLLVKALLIDVDPDARWLQLFLGDEPVFKPKDPNRGPWYRRRPSGTP is encoded by the coding sequence ATGCCCGAGCCGATCGACAGCCCCGCCGCCCGCGCGACCGACGCCGCGGCGTCCGCGCATCCCGAGGCGCACCCCGACGATGGCTTCGCCGCTCCCCCGGCGGTTTCGCCGGCGGCGGACCCACCGGCCCCGCTGATGACCGCCCTGCCCCGCGGACTCGTCGTCATGCTCGCCCTGGCGTCGCTCGTTGTCGTCGGGGCGGGTATCCGCGCGGTGCCGGACATCGTCGGGCCGGTCTTCCTCGCGCTGGTCCTGACCATCACGGTCGAACCGATCCGCGGCTGGATGGTCCGGCACGGCGCCCCCCGGTGGCTCGCCACCCTGGCCGTCGTGGTGGGGGTCTACGCGATCATCATCGGCCTGGTCGCCTCGGCCGTCATCGGCATCGCGCAATTCGCGTCGATCCTTCCGCAGTACGCCGACCAGATGACCGCGCAGATCGCCGGCCTGCGGCAGTTCCTCGCCGGATTCGGCATCTCACCCGACCGCACCCAGGACCTGGTGGGTCACCTCGACAGCAGCAAGGTGGTCTCGGTGATCACCGCCCTGCTGTCGGCGGTCGGCTCCGTCCTGTCCTCGCTCTTCTTCGTGGTGACCCTGCTGATCTTCCTGGCCGTCGACGGGGCCGTCTTCGGCGAACGGATGGAACGGGTACGTCAGGGCCGGGAACCGGCGCTCGGCGCGCTGTCCACCTTCGCCGTCGGCACGCGCAAGTACTTCGGCGTCTCCACGGTCTTCGGCGCGATCGTCGCCGTCCTGGACTGGGCGGCGCTGCTGCTCCTCGGCATCCCGGCGGCCGGCCTGTGGGGGCTGCTGGCGTTCGTCACCAACTACATCCCCAACATCGGGTTCATCATCGGCATCGTCCCGCCGGCCCTGCTGGCCCTGCTCGTCGGCGGCCCCGGCCTGATGATCGCGGTGGTCGTCGTCTACTGCGTGCTGAACTTCGTCATCCAGTCCGTGCTGCAACCGAAGTTCGTCGGCGACGCGGTGGGCCTGACGACGACGGTCAGCTTCCTGTCCCTGATCGTCTGGTCCTACCTGCTGGGTCCGATCGGCGCGGTGCTGGCCATTCCGGCCAGCCTGCTGGTCAAGGCCCTGCTGATCGACGTCGACCCGGACGCCCGGTGGCTGCAGCTGTTCCTGGGCGACGAGCCGGTGTTCAAGCCCAAGGACCCGAACCGGGGGCCGTGGTACCGCCGTCGGCCGTCCGGCACCCCCTGA
- the scpB gene encoding SMC-Scp complex subunit ScpB gives MTSPGSTASAVPEETPDAAATPAVPSPPAPGTADIDGPSGPVGAASEEHPDAVAPESAEPPDGEATVEERDAEPAAPAPRGRGGGEPAERVPDHDLVGALEAVLLILDNPATAADLAVAVGHTPQRVTAELEALADRYTSAGSGIELREIGGGWRFWTRDRFAPIVERFVLDGAQGRLSKAALESLAVVAYRQPVTRARVSAVRGVNVDGVFRTLTARGLIEEAGSDPDSSAILYRTTPLFLDRMGLTDLAELPSLGPLLPEAADLDQPLDSALDRALRPDDT, from the coding sequence ATGACCAGCCCCGGGTCGACGGCATCCGCCGTCCCGGAGGAGACCCCGGACGCGGCCGCGACCCCGGCCGTCCCGTCGCCGCCGGCACCCGGGACAGCAGACATCGACGGGCCGTCCGGCCCCGTCGGGGCCGCATCCGAGGAGCATCCCGATGCCGTCGCCCCGGAAAGCGCCGAGCCACCGGACGGTGAGGCGACCGTGGAGGAACGGGACGCGGAACCGGCTGCGCCCGCCCCGCGTGGCCGGGGCGGAGGCGAGCCGGCCGAGCGGGTCCCCGACCACGACCTGGTCGGGGCCCTGGAAGCGGTGCTGCTGATCCTGGACAACCCGGCGACCGCCGCCGATCTGGCCGTGGCCGTCGGCCACACCCCGCAGCGGGTCACCGCCGAGTTGGAGGCGCTGGCCGACCGGTACACGTCGGCCGGGTCGGGGATCGAGCTGCGGGAGATCGGTGGCGGGTGGCGGTTCTGGACCCGGGACCGGTTCGCGCCGATCGTCGAACGTTTCGTGCTGGACGGCGCGCAGGGCCGGTTGTCCAAGGCCGCCCTGGAGTCGCTGGCCGTGGTCGCCTACCGCCAGCCGGTCACCCGCGCTCGGGTGTCGGCGGTGCGTGGGGTGAACGTCGACGGTGTCTTCCGCACCCTGACCGCCCGTGGTCTCATCGAGGAGGCCGGGTCCGATCCGGACAGCTCGGCCATCCTCTACCGGACCACTCCGCTGTTCCTGGACCGGATGGGCCTGACCGACCTGGCCGAGCTGCCGTCCCTGGGACCGCTGCTACCCGAGGCCGCCGACCTGGACCAACCCCTGGACTCCGCCCTGGACCGGGCCCTGCGTCCCGATGACACCTGA
- a CDS encoding site-specific tyrosine recombinase XerD: MSSAARTVTPSGAPGPEPVAPPAIGEVEVVPAVPSEALQVALRAYLDHLAVERGSARNTLLSYRRDLTRYLEYLAGQGRVQVDQITPADVTGFLVDLRTGSTDGSVVRRPLAASSAARAVVAARGWHRFLLAEGAVADDAARSVRPPAPARRLPKALGVPAITALLDAASGTDPRGLRDRALLELLYATGARISEAVGLDLDDLDLAPAGAEREISVLRLRGKGGKERLVPVGSYAVAALEAYLVQGRPALAAGPASERAGSTGGSARRAATGALFLNGRGGRLTRQGAWQILRDTARRAGLPAAGPDGVAPAGNDTEGQAGQAAAAGPPVSPHTLRHSFATHLLEGGADIRTVQELLGHASVTTTQIYTLVTVDTLREVYATAHPRAR, translated from the coding sequence ATGAGCTCGGCGGCCAGGACCGTCACCCCGTCCGGGGCGCCCGGGCCGGAACCGGTCGCCCCACCGGCGATCGGGGAGGTCGAGGTCGTCCCCGCCGTGCCGTCGGAGGCCCTGCAGGTCGCGTTGCGCGCCTACCTCGACCACCTCGCCGTGGAACGGGGTTCGGCCCGCAACACCCTTCTGTCCTACCGGCGGGATCTCACCCGGTACCTCGAATACCTGGCCGGCCAGGGTCGGGTCCAGGTCGACCAGATCACCCCGGCCGACGTCACCGGGTTCCTGGTCGACCTGCGCACCGGATCCACCGACGGATCCGTCGTCCGGCGACCGCTGGCGGCGTCCTCGGCGGCCCGGGCCGTGGTCGCCGCGCGGGGCTGGCATCGCTTCCTGCTGGCCGAAGGCGCGGTCGCCGACGACGCCGCCCGGTCGGTACGCCCACCGGCCCCGGCGCGGCGACTGCCCAAGGCGCTCGGCGTGCCCGCCATCACCGCCCTGCTCGACGCCGCGTCGGGCACCGACCCGCGGGGCCTGCGGGACCGGGCGCTGCTGGAACTGCTGTACGCGACCGGGGCGCGGATCAGCGAGGCGGTCGGCCTGGACCTGGACGACCTCGACCTCGCCCCGGCCGGCGCGGAGCGGGAGATCTCGGTGCTCCGGCTCCGCGGGAAGGGTGGAAAGGAACGGTTGGTGCCCGTCGGTTCGTACGCCGTCGCCGCCCTGGAGGCCTATCTGGTGCAGGGGCGGCCGGCCCTGGCCGCGGGTCCGGCGTCGGAACGGGCCGGTTCGACCGGCGGGTCGGCCCGCCGGGCGGCCACCGGCGCACTCTTCCTCAACGGCCGCGGCGGCCGGCTCACCCGGCAGGGCGCCTGGCAGATCCTGCGGGACACCGCGCGGCGCGCCGGTCTGCCGGCCGCCGGCCCCGACGGGGTGGCCCCGGCCGGGAATGACACCGAGGGACAGGCCGGACAGGCCGCGGCGGCGGGCCCTCCGGTCTCGCCGCACACGCTGCGCCACTCGTTCGCGACCCACCTGCTGGAGGGCGGGGCGGACATCCGCACGGTGCAGGAGCTGCTCGGGCACGCCTCGGTGACGACCACCCAGATCTACACACTGGTCACCGTCGACACCCTGCGCGAGGTCTACGCGACCGCCCACCCGCGGGCCCGGTGA
- the cmk gene encoding (d)CMP kinase: protein MSAADHAPGSFVIAIDGPSGTGKSTVARRVAAALGAGYLDTGAMYRLITLAVLETGIDPTDDEAVATMVASVTFDSPTDPSAQQHELAGRSVTSEIRGPEVTRAVTPVSANPAVREHLATRQRRLARSGRMVVEGRDIGTVIVPDAELKIYLTADADERARRRHRQDAGRTAAAVAPASDIAAVALDLARRDDADSSRQHAPLQAADDAVVIDSSQMELAETVATVLRLAAERGIRS from the coding sequence GTGAGTGCCGCCGACCACGCCCCCGGGTCGTTCGTGATCGCGATCGACGGCCCGTCCGGGACCGGGAAGTCGACGGTGGCCCGGCGGGTCGCGGCCGCCCTCGGGGCCGGCTACCTCGACACCGGCGCCATGTACCGGCTGATCACGCTGGCCGTGCTGGAGACCGGGATCGATCCGACGGACGACGAGGCGGTGGCCACGATGGTCGCGTCGGTCACGTTCGACTCCCCGACCGACCCCTCGGCGCAGCAGCACGAACTGGCCGGCCGGTCGGTGACCTCCGAGATCCGCGGGCCGGAGGTGACCCGGGCGGTCACCCCGGTGTCGGCGAACCCGGCGGTCCGCGAACACCTGGCCACCCGGCAGCGCCGGCTCGCCCGCTCGGGGCGGATGGTGGTGGAGGGCCGGGACATCGGCACCGTCATCGTCCCGGACGCCGAACTGAAGATCTACCTGACCGCCGACGCCGACGAGCGGGCGCGCCGCCGGCACCGGCAGGACGCCGGCCGGACGGCCGCGGCTGTGGCGCCGGCCAGCGACATCGCCGCCGTCGCCCTGGATCTGGCCCGCCGGGACGACGCCGACTCGTCCCGGCAGCACGCTCCGCTGCAGGCCGCCGACGATGCCGTGGTGATCGACTCGTCGCAGATGGAGTTGGCCGAGACCGTCGCCACCGTGCTGCGCCTGGCGGCCGAGCGGGGGATCCGCTCATGA
- a CDS encoding CTP synthase — translation MAPSPRITKHIFVTGGVASSLGKGLTASSLGRLLTSRGLRVTMQKLDPYINVDPGTMNPFQHGEVFVTEDGAETDLDIGHYERFLDRNLSADANVTTGKVYSRVIARERRGEYLGDTVQVIPHITNEIKDRIRAMAEPDPAAGPDADHLIPDVVITEIGGTVGDIESLPFLEAARQIRHDVGRDHVFFLHVSLVPYLAPSGELKTKPTQHSVAQLRNIGIQPDALVCRSDRDIPEGLKRKISLMCDVDNEAVISTPDAPSIYDIPKVLHSEGLDAYVVRRLNLAFKDVDWTTWGDLLERVHQPTETVRIAVVGKYIDLPDAYLSVTEALRAGGFGNRARTEIVWVASDTCATPAGAAAALADVQGILVPGGFGVRGIEGKLGAITYARTHGIPLLGLCLGLQCMVIEAARNLAGLGGANSAEFDATAADPVIATMADQTDVVSGARDMGGTMRLGSYPAKLAPGSLVAEIYGSTLVTERHRHRYEVNNAYRETLQQAGLVISGTSPDSHLVEFVELDRELHPFMVATQAHPEFKSRPTRPHPLFQAFVRAALDYLESERLPIRDDESDPVAVDPADTDGADSDLAVAR, via the coding sequence TTGGCGCCATCGCCGCGCATCACCAAGCACATCTTCGTCACCGGCGGCGTCGCGTCGTCCCTGGGTAAGGGACTGACCGCCTCCAGCCTCGGTCGCCTGCTCACCTCCCGGGGACTGCGGGTCACCATGCAGAAGCTCGACCCGTACATCAACGTCGACCCCGGCACGATGAACCCGTTCCAGCACGGTGAGGTCTTCGTCACCGAGGACGGCGCCGAGACCGACCTGGACATCGGTCACTACGAGCGGTTCCTCGACCGGAACCTGTCGGCCGACGCCAACGTCACCACCGGCAAGGTCTACTCGCGGGTCATCGCCCGGGAGCGTCGTGGCGAGTACCTCGGCGACACCGTGCAGGTCATCCCGCACATCACCAACGAGATCAAGGACCGCATCCGGGCGATGGCCGAGCCCGATCCGGCCGCCGGCCCCGACGCCGACCACCTGATCCCCGACGTCGTCATCACCGAGATCGGCGGCACCGTCGGCGACATCGAGTCGCTGCCGTTCCTGGAAGCGGCCCGGCAGATCCGCCACGACGTCGGTCGCGACCACGTCTTCTTCCTGCACGTCTCCCTCGTGCCGTACCTGGCGCCGTCCGGCGAGCTGAAGACCAAGCCCACCCAGCACTCGGTCGCCCAGCTGCGCAACATCGGCATCCAGCCCGACGCCCTGGTCTGCCGCTCCGACCGGGACATCCCCGAGGGCCTCAAGCGCAAGATCTCGCTGATGTGCGACGTCGACAACGAGGCCGTCATCTCCACGCCCGACGCCCCGTCGATCTACGACATCCCCAAGGTGCTGCACTCCGAGGGCCTGGACGCCTACGTCGTCCGCCGCCTCAACCTCGCGTTCAAGGACGTCGACTGGACGACCTGGGGCGACTTGCTCGAGCGGGTGCACCAGCCGACCGAGACCGTGCGGATCGCCGTCGTCGGCAAGTACATCGACCTGCCCGACGCGTATCTGTCGGTGACCGAGGCCCTGCGCGCCGGCGGGTTCGGCAACCGGGCCCGCACCGAGATCGTCTGGGTCGCGTCCGACACCTGCGCGACCCCGGCCGGCGCGGCCGCTGCGCTGGCCGACGTGCAGGGCATCCTCGTCCCCGGCGGGTTCGGGGTCCGCGGTATCGAGGGCAAGCTCGGTGCCATCACCTACGCGCGCACCCACGGCATCCCGCTGCTCGGCCTGTGCCTCGGCCTGCAGTGCATGGTCATCGAGGCGGCCCGCAACCTGGCCGGCCTGGGCGGGGCCAACTCGGCCGAGTTCGACGCCACCGCCGCCGACCCGGTCATCGCCACCATGGCCGACCAGACCGACGTCGTCTCCGGTGCCCGCGACATGGGCGGCACCATGCGGCTCGGCTCCTACCCGGCCAAGCTGGCCCCCGGCTCGCTGGTCGCCGAGATCTACGGCAGCACCCTGGTCACCGAACGGCACCGGCACCGCTACGAGGTCAACAACGCCTACCGCGAAACCCTGCAGCAGGCCGGTCTGGTGATCTCCGGGACGTCGCCGGACTCGCACCTGGTCGAGTTCGTCGAGCTGGACCGCGAGCTGCACCCGTTCATGGTCGCGACCCAGGCGCACCCGGAGTTCAAGTCCCGTCCGACCCGGCCGCACCCGCTCTTCCAGGCGTTCGTCCGGGCCGCCCTGGACTACCTGGAGTCCGAGCGACTGCCGATCCGCGACGACGAGAGCGACCCGGTCGCCGTCGACCCGGCCGACACCGACGGTGCCGACAGCGACCTCGCGGTCGCCCGGTGA
- a CDS encoding NUDIX domain-containing protein: MTDGAAAADRPTYAVIGQEHPWSGRVSAVRIDHLVMPGGGMADREVVEHDAAVAVVALDVPDEGRGAPTVVLIEQYRSPVRRRLWELPAGLMDIADEPAHTTAARELLEETGYEADHWSVLLDVATSPGFTDEMVRIYLATGLRQVGRPDAGEHEEAEIRVVHIPLDEAVTAALDGRIVNVMAVAGVLAARSVLDSGRRPRGLDDAAPGLPFTGVDRGLTPPGAGPVPAAPPLGDGARSETASTGSDPAGR, translated from the coding sequence GTGACCGACGGCGCGGCGGCCGCCGACCGGCCGACCTACGCGGTGATCGGCCAGGAACACCCCTGGTCCGGGCGCGTGTCCGCGGTGCGCATCGACCACCTCGTCATGCCCGGTGGCGGCATGGCGGACCGGGAGGTCGTCGAACACGACGCGGCGGTCGCCGTCGTCGCCCTCGACGTGCCGGACGAGGGCCGGGGCGCCCCGACGGTCGTGCTCATCGAGCAGTACCGGTCGCCGGTGCGACGCCGGCTGTGGGAGCTGCCGGCCGGGCTGATGGACATCGCCGACGAGCCCGCCCACACCACCGCGGCCCGGGAGCTGCTGGAGGAGACCGGGTACGAGGCCGACCACTGGTCGGTGCTGCTGGACGTGGCCACCTCGCCCGGGTTCACCGACGAGATGGTCCGCATCTACCTGGCGACCGGGCTCCGTCAGGTCGGTCGCCCGGACGCCGGCGAGCACGAGGAAGCCGAGATCCGGGTCGTCCACATCCCCCTCGACGAAGCCGTCACCGCCGCCCTGGACGGTCGGATCGTCAACGTGATGGCCGTCGCCGGGGTGCTCGCCGCCCGTTCCGTCCTGGATTCCGGGCGTCGCCCGCGGGGCCTCGACGACGCCGCGCCCGGGCTGCCGTTCACCGGAGTCGATCGGGGATTGACCCCGCCGGGGGCGGGACCGGTGCCCGCCGCGCCGCCGCTGGGCGACGGAGCCCGGTCGGAGACGGCGTCCACCGGGTCGGATCCCGCCGGCCGATGA
- a CDS encoding pseudouridine synthase: protein MSAHTPGRGRSNDQPDDDAEGVRLQKVLASAGVASRRKAEELIRSGRVKVDGIVVREMGTRIDPDQAVVHVDGMRVQLRDDLVYLALNKMPGMLSTMSDELGRPHIGQLLEDRTERLFHVGRLDMDSEGLILLTNDGDLAHRLTHPSFGVAKTYMAEVPAPIPKDLGRQLKRGIQLEDGLVKVDSFDVVDIHNGRAVVEVVLHEGRNHIVRRMLAAVDHPVTRLVRTQIGELRLGHQRPGTLRKLNPVEVSQLYKAVGL, encoded by the coding sequence ATGAGTGCACACACCCCCGGCCGCGGCCGATCCAACGACCAGCCCGACGACGACGCCGAGGGCGTGCGCCTGCAGAAGGTGCTGGCCTCGGCCGGGGTCGCGTCCCGCCGCAAGGCCGAGGAGCTGATCCGGTCCGGCCGGGTCAAGGTCGACGGCATCGTCGTCCGCGAGATGGGCACCCGCATCGACCCCGACCAGGCCGTCGTGCACGTCGACGGCATGCGCGTGCAATTGCGTGACGACCTCGTCTACCTGGCCCTGAACAAGATGCCCGGCATGTTGTCCACCATGTCCGACGAGCTCGGTCGCCCACACATCGGGCAGCTGCTGGAGGACCGCACCGAGCGGCTGTTCCACGTCGGCCGCCTCGACATGGACTCCGAGGGCCTGATCCTGCTGACCAACGACGGCGATCTGGCCCACCGCCTCACCCACCCGTCCTTCGGGGTGGCCAAGACCTACATGGCCGAGGTGCCGGCGCCGATCCCGAAGGACCTCGGCCGCCAGCTCAAGCGCGGCATCCAGTTGGAGGACGGCCTGGTCAAGGTCGACTCGTTCGACGTGGTCGACATCCACAACGGCCGCGCCGTCGTCGAGGTGGTGCTGCACGAGGGCCGCAACCACATTGTCCGGCGGATGCTGGCCGCCGTCGACCATCCGGTGACGCGGCTCGTCCGCACCCAGATCGGCGAGTTGCGCCTCGGCCACCAGCGGCCCGGCACCCTGCGCAAACTCAACCCCGTCGAGGTCAGCCAGCTGTACAAGGCGGTCGGTCTGTGA
- a CDS encoding DUF1540 domain-containing protein — translation MTASLEMPPITECTVSGCSYNDHSSCHAHAITIKTGGEAAECATFIPLGAKGGLTKVTGHVGACQRSDCSHNESLECTASSIRVGAGSDAADCLTFSTR, via the coding sequence ATGACCGCGTCCCTGGAAATGCCCCCGATCACCGAGTGCACCGTCTCCGGGTGCTCGTACAACGACCACTCGTCGTGTCATGCGCACGCCATCACCATCAAGACCGGCGGCGAGGCCGCCGAGTGCGCGACCTTCATCCCGCTCGGGGCCAAGGGTGGGCTGACCAAGGTGACCGGCCACGTCGGCGCCTGCCAGCGGTCGGACTGCTCCCACAACGAGTCGCTGGAGTGCACCGCCAGCTCCATCCGGGTGGGCGCAGGCTCCGACGCCGCCGACTGCCTGACCTTCTCCACCCGCTGA
- a CDS encoding lysophospholipid acyltransferase family protein — MSRTAEPARGFRRWFRLGGENDPTPDHVGPKGMDRGRRIGITLAAVLYRMRVHGMANVPADGALLVVVNHQNFLDGALAFGELTRRSSFLIKAEAVKGPLGWLLTNVGQYALVRGVPDREPLMKALAQLKAGGVVGIFPEGTRGDGNVDTVFPGAGWLAARSGAQVLPVAIRGTARPAGARRRIKPRVDMLVGTPFSVPQGAGRAAVAAATEEVRVRLAGLVRTLDGQLAQHEGAAAPSGRKQER, encoded by the coding sequence ATGAGCAGGACGGCTGAGCCGGCCAGGGGCTTTCGCCGCTGGTTCCGGCTGGGCGGCGAGAACGACCCCACCCCGGACCATGTCGGCCCGAAGGGGATGGACCGGGGCCGCCGGATCGGCATCACGCTGGCCGCCGTGCTCTACCGGATGCGGGTGCACGGGATGGCCAACGTGCCGGCCGACGGGGCGCTGCTGGTCGTCGTCAACCACCAGAACTTCCTGGACGGTGCCCTGGCGTTCGGGGAACTGACCCGCCGGTCGTCGTTCCTCATCAAGGCCGAGGCGGTGAAGGGCCCGCTGGGCTGGCTGCTGACCAACGTCGGGCAGTACGCCCTGGTCCGTGGGGTCCCCGACCGGGAGCCGCTGATGAAGGCGCTGGCCCAGCTCAAGGCGGGCGGCGTCGTCGGGATCTTCCCGGAGGGCACCCGCGGCGACGGCAACGTCGACACCGTGTTCCCCGGCGCCGGGTGGCTGGCCGCCCGGTCCGGCGCGCAGGTCCTGCCGGTCGCGATCCGCGGGACGGCCCGCCCGGCGGGTGCCCGGCGCCGCATCAAACCGCGGGTCGACATGCTCGTCGGGACGCCGTTCAGCGTGCCCCAGGGCGCCGGCCGCGCCGCCGTGGCCGCCGCGACGGAGGAAGTGCGGGTCCGGTTGGCCGGTCTCGTCCGTACGCTCGATGGGCAACTCGCGCAGCACGAGGGGGCCGCGGCCCCCTCCGGACGGAAGCAGGAACGATGA